GTTTTACTTCTATCTGTGCCATGGCCAATACCAATCCGGTGAATGATGCGGCGTCTGTGACCGAGTTTATTATCAAGCAAGCCAAGACCAAAGGGATAGTTAATGTGTTTCCTATAGGAGCCTTAACTAAGGGCTTGAAAGGTAAAGAGTTAGCGCCCATAGGAGAGCTCAAGCGTGCGGGTTGTGTGGCTCTTTCGGACGATGGCAAATGTGTGGAAAATCCTCTGCTCATGCGGGTGGCTATGGAGTACGCCAAAAGTTTTGATATTCCAGTTATTACTCATTCGGTAGATCAATGCTTATCGGCTGGCGGTGTGATGAACGAAGGAAAAGTTTCGGCTCGTTTAGGTTTGCCCGGTATTCCGCATGAAGCCGAAGATATTATGATTGCCCGCGATATATATCTGGCAGGCTTAACCGGGGCTCGACTTCATATTGGCCATGTAGCAACCTGCGGCGGTGTAGAGGCTATTGAACGTGCAAAAAAGAAGGGTTTACCCGTAACCGGTGAAGTAACACCTCACCATTTTACACTCACGGATGAAGCAGTCATTGGCTATAGAACCGAAGCCAAGATGGCGCCCCCGCTCCGTGAAAATCACGATATTAAAGCGCTAGTTCAGGGCTTGGCTGACGGCACCATCGATGCCATTGCTACCGACCATGCTCCTCATTCGGTGCTTGAAAAGGAAGTAGAATTTGAACGCGCTGAATGCGGCATTATTGGTTTAGAAACTGCTTTAAGTTTATCGATAAAACTAATTGATAATAAAAAGATTACTTTAGAAAAAATAATAGCCACCTTAACCCATCAACCGGCCCAGATTGTTGCTTTAAAGAAGGGGAGCCTGGAAAAAGGGGCGGATGCGGATATCACCATCTTTGACCCCGAACGGGAGTATGTGATTGATGAAAATACTTTCTGTTCCAAAAGCTCCAACAGTCCCTTTATGGGCATGAAGGTGAAGGGTGTGGTGACCCATACACTTGTGGCAGGAAAGGTGGTTTACTCATTATGACAAAAGAAGCTCATTTAATTTTAGCCGACGGCACCATTTATAGCGGCAAGTCGTTTGGATACGAAGGTAACCGATTTGGCGAGGTGGTGTTTAATACAGCACTCTCGGGTTATCAGGAAATCTTAACCGATCCCTCGTATGCTGGCCAAATTGTGGTGATGACCTATCCACAAATTGGCAACTACGGCATCAATCCCATGGATGTAGAATCGCGCGGGTTGTTTCTGTCTGGTTTTGTGGTGAAAGAAAACTCGCCCATCGTGAGTAATTACCGCTCTAGCCAAGATTTAGGCAGCTATCTTAAAAAATGGAAGGTGCCCGGTGTAGAAGGGGTGGATACCCGTGCTTTAGTCCGTAAAATCCGTGATGGAGGCGCCCAGCAGGCGCTGATAGTGGTTGGCCCTCTTAAAAATAAGAATAAGCTTTTAGAACAAGCCAAAAATCTCCCATCGATGGAAGGGCAGGATTTAGCAAAAACGGTATCGAGCACCAAAAAATCGGAATGGAAAGAGGGTGTTGTTACCCTTGAAGAAGAACTTTCTAAAAAACGCTCTAAAGTAAAAGCCAAATATCATGTGGTGGCTTACGATTTTGGAATGAAGCAGAATATTTCACGTCTTCTAACCTCGCATGGTTGCAAAGTAACGATAGTACCCAGCAATACACCTGCAGAAGAAGTGCTTAAATATAACCCGGATGGAATATTTCTTTCTAACGGCCCCGGCGACCCCGCTATGTGTGAAGAACCTATTAAAAATGTGAAGAAGCTCCTGGGCAAAAAGCCCATGTTTGGCATTTGCTTAGGTCATCAAATTATGGCGCTGGCCTTGGGTGCTAAAACCTACAAACTTAAGTTTGGCCATCATGGTGGTAATCAGCCGGTGATGGATGTGACCACAGGGAAAGTAGAAATTACCTCTCAAAACCACGGTTTTGCTGTGGACGACACAACACTCCCAAAAGATGTGACTGTTACGCACATTAATTTAAATGATAGAACCGTGGAGGGGATTGAGCATAAAAAACAACAGGCTTTTTGTGTGCAATATCACCCGGAAGCGGCTCCCGGACCGCACGACAGTGCTTATTTATTTAAACGTTTTACCGATATGATGGACAAGCGATAAACGTTGGTATTTTGTGCGGCAGTTTCGAACGCACGAACATACGAACGTACGAACGTACGAATTATGCCAAAAAGAACAGACCTTAAAAAAATAATGATTATTGGTGCCGGCCCCATTGTGATTGGGCAGGCTTGTGAGTTTGATTACTCCGGAACTCAAGGAGTAAAGGCCTTGAAGGAAGAGGGTTATGAAGTGGTGCTGGTAAACTCAAACCCGGCTACCATCATGACCGATCCGGAATTAGCCGATGCCACCTACATCGAGCCGATTACTCCCGAAATTGTTGAAAAAATCATCGCCAAAGAACGCCCCGATGCCATCTTGCCCACTCTTGGTGGACAAACCGCTCTCAATACCGCTGTGGCTTTAGCTAAAAGAGGTGTGCTGGAAAAATATAACGTCGAGCTTATCGGTGCAAAAATCCCCGCTATCGAAAAAGCAGAAGACCGTGAGCTGTTTAAAAAGGCCATGCTTAAAATTGGTGTGTGCGTGCCTCGTAGTGGGCTGGCTCATTCGCTGAAAGAAGCGATGGAAGTGATTAAAAAAGTAGGATTTCCGGCCATCATCCGTCCCGCGTTTACCTTGGGTGGTTCGGGCGGCAATATCTCGTACACCAAAGAACAGTTTAAACAGCATGTGCTGTGGGGTTTGGAATGCTCACCAGTAAAACAGTTGCTCATCGAGCAATCGGTTATTGGCTGGAAAGAATACGAGCTGGAAGTGATGCGCGATTTGAACGATAACGTGGTGATCATCTGTTCCATCGAAAATTTAGATCCCATGGGTGTGCATACTGGCGATAGTATCACCATTGCACCTGCACAAACGCTTACCGATAAAGAATATCAGCGTATGCGTGATTGGGGATTAAAAATTATCCGCGAAATTGGTGTGGATACCGGTGGATCAAACATCCAGTTTGCCATCAACCCTAAAAATGGCGAGATGATTGTCATCGAAATGAACCCGCGTGTGTCGCGCTCGTCAGCTTTAGCCTCTAAGGCCACGGGTTTCCCGATTGCTAAATTTGCAAGCAAACTTGCGGTGGGTTACACGCTGGATGAAATTAAAAACGATATCACCAAAACCACTCCGGCCTCGTTTGAACCTTCAATCGATTACGTGGTGACCAAAATTCCGCGTTTTACCTTTGAAAAATTCCCGCAAGCCGATGACCGCCTCACCATCCAGATGAAATCGGTGGGCGAGGTGATGGCCATTGGCCGCACTTTTAAAGAATCGTTGCAAAAAGCCATGCGCTCAATGGAAACGGGTACCTATGGTTTTGAAGAAAGAAAATTAAAAGAGAAAACCGCCGCTAAACGCACCAAAGAATTAAACGAACACTTAACTGTGCCCAAAGCCGACCGTTTGTGGTGGGTAGGCGAGGCGTTCCGCCAAAAGTATACGCTCGCTAAAATTCAAAAGCTTACCAATATCGACCCGTGGTTTTTAAAACATATCGAGCAAATCATTGCCTTTGAAGGTAAAATTAAACGCGGGCTGATTAAAGGTAAAAAAGTTGATGCTTTAATGCTTAAAGATGCCAAGCAAATGGGTTTTTCCGATAGGCGGCTAGCGGCTCTCACCGGTAAAACCGAAGATGACATCCGTAATTTGCGTGAAAAAGAAAAAGTTGTTCCCATTTATAAGCGCGTGGATACCTGTGCCGCCGAATTTGAAGCGAATACTCCGTATATGTATTCGTCGTACGATCAAGAAAACGAAGCGAATGCTACAAGCCGCAAAAAGATTGTGATTTTAGGCGGGGGCCCCAACCGTATTGGCCAGGGCATTGAATTTGATTATTGCTGCTGCCATGCAAGTTTTGCGTTGCAGGAAGAAGGTTATGAAACCATCATGGTGAATTGTAACCCGGAAACTGTATCGACTGATTACGATACCTCTGATCGCCTCTATTTTGAACCTCTCACCAAAGAAGATGTGACCCGTATTTTACAGGAAGAAAAACCGCATGGGGTGATTGTGCAGTTTGGTGGACAAACCCCTCTTAAATTAGCCGTGCCTCTCGAAAAGTGGGGCGCGCCTATCTTAGGGACTTCGCCTGATAGCATCGACGTAGCTGAAGATCGCCAACGTTTTGCCGACATGCTTAAAAAGCTGGATTTTCTCCAGCCTAATAACGGTATTGCTAAATCGGCAAAAGAAGCCATCGCCATTGCTAAACGCATTGGTTATCCCATTTTAGTGCGTCCTTCGTACGTGTTAGGCGGCCGTGCCATGCAGATTTGTTACGATGAAGCAATGCTGGCCCATTATATGGAAACAGCCGTACAAGCGTCTGAAGATCGTCCCGTTCTCATCGATCAATATCTTGAAGGCGCCACAGAAGTTGATGTCGACGCACTTTCTGACGGTACAGATGTGGTGATCGGAGGGATTATGGAACATATCGAGCATGCCGGTGTGCATTCCGGCGACTCGGCCTGTTGCTTGCCTCCGCATTCTCTGGATGATTCCGTGATGCAAACCATCATTCGTCAAACCAAGGCCATGGCTAAAGAATTAAAAGTGATTGGTCTTATGAACGTGCAATACGCCGTAAAAGATAATGTCGTTTATATACTCGAAGTAAATCCCCGTGCCAGCCGTACGGTGCCATTCGTATCAAAAGCTATTGGCGTACCTTTAGCTAAAATGGCGGCCCGTGTGATGGTGGGCAAAAAATTAAAAGATTTGGGATTTACCTCGGAGATTATTCCTCCGTACCGCTCGGTAAAAGAATCAGTTTTCCCGTTTGCCAAATTCCCGGGCGTGGATACTTTGCTTGGGCCCGAAATGAAATCGACCGGTGAAGTGATGGGTATCGATCCCGCGTTTGGAATGGCTTTCGCCAAAGCGCAAGCGGCTGCCGGCACGCATCTCCCCAAAGAGGGCGCTGTGTTTATCAGTGTACGCGATAAAGATAAAACCGACATTGTGGATTTGTGTAAAACATTATCGCAGCTCCATTTTAAATTGGTGGCTACTCACGGTACCGCGCGCTTTTTACGCAGTCATGGCTTAGAAGTTAGTGGCATTAATAAAGTACGCGAAGGTTCGCCTCATGTTGTAGAAAACATGGCGGAAGGGCAAGTGCAGATGGTGGTCAATACGCACGAAGGACGCGAAAATGCGCGTGATTCGTACGATATACGCCGCACAGCCTTAACCAAGAGCATCCCGTATTTTACGACGATATCGGCAGCTAAAGCCGCCGTAGAAGCTATCAAGAACTTGGCTGAAACGAGTTTGAGTGTGACTAGTCTTCAGGAGTACGGAGCGCGCAATAATGTGGTAAAAGGTAATTTTGGGGCTGCATAACCCCTCCCAGCCTCCCCTTAGTCTAAGGGGAGGAGTAAGAAAGCTCCCTCCCTTAAGCTAAGGGAGGGTTGGGGTGGGTTACTTCTTCAATCCGCTTTCTTCAACTTAAACACAATCTTTTCAATCACCACACTTTTTTCGATTTCTTTGATTTTGGACAAAAGTTTTGTTTTCTGAAATTCCAGCTCCTGCAAAATCATATGATGATCTACCGAAACATGAAGGGTAGTTCCTGTTACAAAGTCGGGATGGGTCTTAGTTTTTAGATAATCTCCTACAATTTTGTCCCAGTTTTTCCAAAGTGTGTATACGCGTATATTTTTTTCGAGGTTTAATTCGCCAATGGTATTGCCTAAAATATCGCCGATAGCGCTAAATGTTTTGGGTTTTTGCTCCACGCCGGGAGGTTAGGGTAAAACCTGACGCATTGCAATAATAAAGCTCACGATTTTAAATTGACAAGAAGTAGAATATCCCTATGATTCATTTCCTTTTTTGAATATACTGTTTCGTCGAAAATTACCTTATTAAGGAAGGGCAACTATGAATAAAAAAGACATGAAAAAGTTTGAAAAGATTTTACTCGACCGTAAAGCCGAAGTAATGCAACAGGCTGAAGTAACCAAAGAAGCTGGCTATGCTTTTGACCCGGATGATTTACCCGATGAAGTAGATTTAGCCAGTAGCGAAGCCGATCAATCGATGAATATGCGTCTTAGAGATCGTGAACGGGTTCTTCTTAAAAAGATTGAAAAAGCCTTAAAGAAAATTGAAGCCGGTGAATACGGCACTTGCGAAAGCTGTGGCGAAGACATTGGTGTTAAACGCTTAGAAGCCCGCCCTGTGACTGATCTTTGTATTAAATGTAAGGAAGAAGAAGAACAGGTTGAAAAATCTTACGCGGAATCGTGATATGTCGCTTAACCGCTTAAAAGAAATACTTCTTAAACTCTCATACGAAAAACGGGAAGTAACGCTTGCCAGCGGCCGTAAGAGTGATTTTTACTTTGATGGCAAGCAAACGGCTTTAAATGCCGAAGGCGCTGCTTTATTAGGGGAGTTTTTCTTTAAAAAAATGCTTGAGAGCTACCCGCAAGCTCAAGCCGTGGGTGGGCCAACCTTGGGAGCTGATCCTTTAGTGACTGCGATTTCCATTCAAAGTTTTAAAATGGGAAAACCCATTCCTGCCTTTATTATCCGTAAAGAGCCTAAAAAACATGGTACCGGTGCCTGGATTGAAGGGATTAAAAATTTATCGGCGGGGATGAATGTGGTGATTGTAGAAGATGTGGTAACAAGCGGTGGCAGCCTTTATACTGCTGTGGAAAAAGCCCAAGATTTTGGATTAAAAGTTACAGGGGCCTTGTGTATTGTTGATCGCGAAGAGGGTGGACGTGAGTTTTTAGCTGGTAAAGGTGTTCCCCTTCAGTGTTTATTTACGAAGACGGAGTTACTCAAATAACAGGTGCTTGTATGAAAAAACTAAGTATTATTTTTCTTTCTTTATTTTTCTTAGTACCTCTTGTTCAGGCTGGATCGTCCAGCAAATATTCCAAAATTCTCAACAGCAACACCAAGTCCGATAAAGTGTATCGTACCGAAGATTTATCCGCTTCCATTATTTGGCATGCAACCATGTTAACCGATGAAATGATTAATGCTCAAGCTCGTGAATATGCGCGCATTTACGATTTGGATGAAGATAAAGAAAATCAAGTTCTTGAACAACGTCGCAGTAAAAGAGATGGCAAGCTTCTCTTTTTTGTATCTTTTTTTACATCCAATCAAAAATTTGCCGATTTAAAAGATGAAAAGGCCGGCTGGGATTTGCGTCTTAACTTTGGTGATACCGAACTTAAACCTGCTAAAATTGAAGTGGCAAATGCCTATCCGTTAGAAGGAGCTTTTTACCCCTATCACGATCAATGGTCGAAGGCTTATTATGTTTGGTTTGATCAAGATCCTAAAATGGGAGCACAGCCTTTTACGCTTAGTTTGTATGGTGTAAAAGCTAAATCTATTTTGCACTGGAAATAATGCAACCCATTACTCTTGTTGTTAATCATCCCACTCTTTTTAAAGAAAAAATCCTAGGCTTGCCATCTCTTATCCGTACACTTAAAACTTTGGAGCGATCACCAGAAGTAAAAGATATTTATCTAACTGGAGAGTATGCGGCTCAGGCTTTGGCTTTTATTTTACAATCACTTCCGCACTTTAAAGAACGGCTTGTTCTTTCTGACGAACCAAAGTGTTTGGTGATGGATGCTTCTTTTCATTACGATCCTGATTTTATCAATCATAATCTTCGTTATTTTGGTACGTCTTCTGATAATTCTATTCCAGAAAACTGGTACCAAGATTTAAAACAGCCTGGTGCTTTTAAAGAAGCCGAAAAAAAACTTTTTATCACCATTCGTAAAAAAACCTTGGGCCTTATTGCGCCCACACTCAATAAACCTGTTTCTTTTTTCATTACGCGTTTTTTAGTAAAAACACCCATTACGCCTAATCAAATTACATTTTTAAATATGGTCATGGCCAGCATAGCTGCGTATTTACTGACGCTGCCAGATTATAGCCTAAGACTATTAGCCGGTTTTTTAGGCCAAATGTCGTCGGTGATAGACGGGTGCGATGGCGAAGTGGCCCGTTTAAAAGTGCAATACTCCACTTTTGGTGGCTGGCTGGATACGGTGAGTGATGATTATGTAAATAATGTGTTATTTTTAGGATTATTTTGGGGGCTTTTTCGCGATACCGGTTTGTTGTTTTACTGGTACGGGGGCTGGACTATTTTAATTATTTCTCTCGCTGTAAGTAGCCTTATTTATATACAACTCTTTAAAGCCAAAAGTGGTCCTAATGTGGGCCAATTAAAAATGGGCTGGAAGGCAACCGAAGAAAAGAGCTTTTACGAAAAGTATATTCATCCCTTAGGCAAACGCGATTTTTTTATTTTTCTTATTTTTATTCTACTCATATTTAATCTGCGCATCCCTCTTTTTTACCTCATGGGAGTAGGGGCTATTGGTGCTTTTATGGCGCATGGCGTTTCTATTTTTTCTGGGCTCAAAAATAAGAGAAACCCCTAATGCAACTTTTATCCATAAAATGTGTCATTTAAGTGATATGCTCTTGACATCATTTGTTCATCCGTAATAAGACCAACATCGATTTTAGAGGGCATTTAAAATCATCAGGGTCAATCAGCTAATATATCAACCTCCATTTAAAGGGGGCTCGAGTCTTATTGGTATCCAAGGGCATTGGAAATCAAGTTCTGGGCATAACGTAGGTTGACGTAGGGAAAGACATGGCTGTTTCAGATATTGGGAATTCCAAAGGTGGAAGTGTGTCATCTTCTGCAGATGATTTCACTTGTGACAATTCATTTATCACTCAAGAAGAGTGGAACGCGCTCGATCAAGACGGTTGGGATAATTTTTTATATAATGCCCAAACCGAAAACATTGATTTTTATCTATTATACACCGGCCAAGCTAAACCCACTTATAACGAAGCCTTTGATGCCTGGAATGGTACCAGCAGTTATTCAGAAAATGTAAGTAGTTCTGCACCCGCTCCTAAAAGTACACCTCATGTTACTACCGCTCACGCTGCTGTTATTCACGCAGAACCTCGTGTCGATGACAGCGTTTCGGATGTAACGCCAACAGATGAAAACATAGATTCTTTATTGGAAGACAACACCTGCTCCGTTGCCTCCGACGAAGACGAGCCTTTAGATCATATTCCCGATGCATACCGTCCTGGTAATATTAGCGACAAACAAGATACGGCCATGGCCCTGCACGATGTGGTTGAGCGTTTTACTTCTTTGGTGGGTTTTTTAATTCAGCCCATGTTTCGTAAAAACGGTGCGCTTAATCTGGAGTATTTTAGTGTGAATGGTTTTGTTAAGCAAGATCGCGAACCCTGGTATGGGTTGATGGAATTTTTTAGAAGTCAGTTTAGACTTTTGGATGGAGCCTCTCTTAAAGACCCTTACAGCGATTTAATGTTTCAAAATTCGTCGCTGTTAACGCTTGTTGCGTCCTACATTACTGGCGATGCCGAATATGTAGTACGCTCCGAAGCAACTTATCGCCGTGAAATGGCCGATTTTGAAAGAGCTTTTGTTTCAATTAATCCCTATAAATTTGTAGATGAAAATTTAGATACACCAACCGGCCGTCATATGGTGGAGCGCGTCTTATATCGTGCTGTAAACGAAAACTGGGGAGGGGATAAGCAATGGTTTAGCGATGAAGGAGCCGCTTATCATTCTACACTTAATTATTACACGGCAGGCTGGAGTGTGCGTGATCAGCTTATTGATGCTGTAGCTATTAGCGGGGCTGGTATTATTGATGGAGAAATTTTGGGCCGTATTAAAAGCCCGGTAGCCGAAACTCGTACAAGCGCTGTTTTTGAAGGTATACGGCAAATTAAGGATTACTATAATAACGTCACAAGCCGTCACACCGATCAATTTGATGCCGACAAAGAAGGCGATGTTTCCTACACTACTTTTGATTCTTCTTATACAGTAGCTACTATTCGTTCGCTTAACGATACTGCCGCTAAAGGTGTTGATATTAAATCCAAGCTTATTGCTACTCTATCTAGCCTGTGGATGTTTGGCACCAATAATGCCAACTGGGCCGATTTTAGTTACCCGGGCATCAATAATGAAACCATCCGCCGTTTTATTGTTTATAACACCGACCGCTTTTTAGGTATGGCCGAGCGCCTTAAAACCGAGTCTGATTTAGTGACCGTAACTGAAGACATTCAGGATTTTATCAATACGCCTCTTTATATAGATGGGGCTTTGTTTGGATCTGTCTTAACCGATATTCTTAAGGCTATGCCCAAAGTTGTAAAAGAACCTTACACCTCCTTTGTTTTTTATGCCGATAAACTGTCCAGCTCTATTGAAATGGGAGAACATTTAAATCCCGTCCAAAATTTTACTTTGGCTTATGTTGCGCCTCCCGTTGTGGATGAAAATGTAGAAATTTCCGAAGATGCACCACTTCCAGAACTTGATTTAACACAACCCATTCAAAATTTAATTGGCGCTCTCCAAGACGGTAAAATGGAATTATATAAATATTACCGTGACCAGGGTTACCTAACGCGTGGCTTTGCACAGGCAGCCAGTCTTTTAGGTGATGGCGATTTGGTTTATATACAACGCGCCCAAGATTATATGGATGCGCTGGTGGGTCGCTTAACACAAGCAAAAGATCAAAAAACTCTGCAAAACATTATAGACGATTTGTATGTATCGCTTGCTCCCGGTGGCGAAATTGCCGCAGCCCTTAACATGCTGTTAGGGCCCGAAAAAGCTGCGATATTAAATGTATTACAATTTGCAGCTACAGGTTTAGCTGCCAAACTGGTTATTGGTGTTGCCTTTAAAGTT
This is a stretch of genomic DNA from bacterium. It encodes these proteins:
- a CDS encoding dihydroorotase gives rise to the protein MKRLHIKNGHLIDPKNKINGKFDVVCENGVVIDVLKPGQKVADAEVIDATGLVVSPGFVDLHTHLREPGFEYKETIESGTRAAAKGGFTSICAMANTNPVNDAASVTEFIIKQAKTKGIVNVFPIGALTKGLKGKELAPIGELKRAGCVALSDDGKCVENPLLMRVAMEYAKSFDIPVITHSVDQCLSAGGVMNEGKVSARLGLPGIPHEAEDIMIARDIYLAGLTGARLHIGHVATCGGVEAIERAKKKGLPVTGEVTPHHFTLTDEAVIGYRTEAKMAPPLRENHDIKALVQGLADGTIDAIATDHAPHSVLEKEVEFERAECGIIGLETALSLSIKLIDNKKITLEKIIATLTHQPAQIVALKKGSLEKGADADITIFDPEREYVIDENTFCSKSSNSPFMGMKVKGVVTHTLVAGKVVYSL
- the carA gene encoding glutamine-hydrolyzing carbamoyl-phosphate synthase small subunit, with protein sequence MTKEAHLILADGTIYSGKSFGYEGNRFGEVVFNTALSGYQEILTDPSYAGQIVVMTYPQIGNYGINPMDVESRGLFLSGFVVKENSPIVSNYRSSQDLGSYLKKWKVPGVEGVDTRALVRKIRDGGAQQALIVVGPLKNKNKLLEQAKNLPSMEGQDLAKTVSSTKKSEWKEGVVTLEEELSKKRSKVKAKYHVVAYDFGMKQNISRLLTSHGCKVTIVPSNTPAEEVLKYNPDGIFLSNGPGDPAMCEEPIKNVKKLLGKKPMFGICLGHQIMALALGAKTYKLKFGHHGGNQPVMDVTTGKVEITSQNHGFAVDDTTLPKDVTVTHINLNDRTVEGIEHKKQQAFCVQYHPEAAPGPHDSAYLFKRFTDMMDKR
- the carB gene encoding carbamoyl-phosphate synthase large subunit, which encodes MPKRTDLKKIMIIGAGPIVIGQACEFDYSGTQGVKALKEEGYEVVLVNSNPATIMTDPELADATYIEPITPEIVEKIIAKERPDAILPTLGGQTALNTAVALAKRGVLEKYNVELIGAKIPAIEKAEDRELFKKAMLKIGVCVPRSGLAHSLKEAMEVIKKVGFPAIIRPAFTLGGSGGNISYTKEQFKQHVLWGLECSPVKQLLIEQSVIGWKEYELEVMRDLNDNVVIICSIENLDPMGVHTGDSITIAPAQTLTDKEYQRMRDWGLKIIREIGVDTGGSNIQFAINPKNGEMIVIEMNPRVSRSSALASKATGFPIAKFASKLAVGYTLDEIKNDITKTTPASFEPSIDYVVTKIPRFTFEKFPQADDRLTIQMKSVGEVMAIGRTFKESLQKAMRSMETGTYGFEERKLKEKTAAKRTKELNEHLTVPKADRLWWVGEAFRQKYTLAKIQKLTNIDPWFLKHIEQIIAFEGKIKRGLIKGKKVDALMLKDAKQMGFSDRRLAALTGKTEDDIRNLREKEKVVPIYKRVDTCAAEFEANTPYMYSSYDQENEANATSRKKIVILGGGPNRIGQGIEFDYCCCHASFALQEEGYETIMVNCNPETVSTDYDTSDRLYFEPLTKEDVTRILQEEKPHGVIVQFGGQTPLKLAVPLEKWGAPILGTSPDSIDVAEDRQRFADMLKKLDFLQPNNGIAKSAKEAIAIAKRIGYPILVRPSYVLGGRAMQICYDEAMLAHYMETAVQASEDRPVLIDQYLEGATEVDVDALSDGTDVVIGGIMEHIEHAGVHSGDSACCLPPHSLDDSVMQTIIRQTKAMAKELKVIGLMNVQYAVKDNVVYILEVNPRASRTVPFVSKAIGVPLAKMAARVMVGKKLKDLGFTSEIIPPYRSVKESVFPFAKFPGVDTLLGPEMKSTGEVMGIDPAFGMAFAKAQAAAGTHLPKEGAVFISVRDKDKTDIVDLCKTLSQLHFKLVATHGTARFLRSHGLEVSGINKVREGSPHVVENMAEGQVQMVVNTHEGRENARDSYDIRRTALTKSIPYFTTISAAKAAVEAIKNLAETSLSVTSLQEYGARNNVVKGNFGAA
- a CDS encoding DUF721 domain-containing protein, yielding MEQKPKTFSAIGDILGNTIGELNLEKNIRVYTLWKNWDKIVGDYLKTKTHPDFVTGTTLHVSVDHHMILQELEFQKTKLLSKIKEIEKSVVIEKIVFKLKKAD
- the dksA gene encoding RNA polymerase-binding protein DksA, producing the protein MNKKDMKKFEKILLDRKAEVMQQAEVTKEAGYAFDPDDLPDEVDLASSEADQSMNMRLRDRERVLLKKIEKALKKIEAGEYGTCESCGEDIGVKRLEARPVTDLCIKCKEEEEQVEKSYAES
- the pyrE gene encoding orotate phosphoribosyltransferase, which codes for MSLNRLKEILLKLSYEKREVTLASGRKSDFYFDGKQTALNAEGAALLGEFFFKKMLESYPQAQAVGGPTLGADPLVTAISIQSFKMGKPIPAFIIRKEPKKHGTGAWIEGIKNLSAGMNVVIVEDVVTSGGSLYTAVEKAQDFGLKVTGALCIVDREEGGREFLAGKGVPLQCLFTKTELLK
- a CDS encoding CDP-alcohol phosphatidyltransferase family protein; translation: MQPITLVVNHPTLFKEKILGLPSLIRTLKTLERSPEVKDIYLTGEYAAQALAFILQSLPHFKERLVLSDEPKCLVMDASFHYDPDFINHNLRYFGTSSDNSIPENWYQDLKQPGAFKEAEKKLFITIRKKTLGLIAPTLNKPVSFFITRFLVKTPITPNQITFLNMVMASIAAYLLTLPDYSLRLLAGFLGQMSSVIDGCDGEVARLKVQYSTFGGWLDTVSDDYVNNVLFLGLFWGLFRDTGLLFYWYGGWTILIISLAVSSLIYIQLFKAKSGPNVGQLKMGWKATEEKSFYEKYIHPLGKRDFFIFLIFILLIFNLRIPLFYLMGVGAIGAFMAHGVSIFSGLKNKRNP